In Candidatus Cloacimonadota bacterium, one genomic interval encodes:
- a CDS encoding type IV pilus twitching motility protein PilT — protein sequence MTIHELLRFTAEAGASDLHVAVGSHPMVRVNGRMKKLNLPLLSLEDVENLVYGVMNEVQQEMFRKNLEIDFSTKLSNDVRFRVNAFHQINGISAAFRVIPNEIKSYDELRLPEILKRLTRKEKGLILVTGPTGSGKSTTLATMIDSINDNRYCHIITVEDPIEFVHRSKNSLINQRELGHDTWSFTAALRSALREDPDVILVGEMRDLETVSLALTAAETGHLVFATLHTGSCTKSIDRIIDMFPKEQQQQVRSMLSESLEAVISQTLLPTKDGKGRVPAVEIMLANAAVRNLIREEKTYQIPSIIQASTKEGMQTKDQSLYNLVMNNYVERTVAEEVAENPKLFATGAGF from the coding sequence TTGACAATTCATGAACTGTTACGCTTTACCGCTGAGGCGGGAGCGTCTGACCTTCATGTTGCCGTAGGCTCGCACCCCATGGTGCGAGTCAACGGTAGAATGAAAAAACTCAACCTTCCATTACTTAGTTTGGAAGACGTAGAGAATCTGGTGTATGGAGTGATGAACGAAGTACAGCAGGAGATGTTTAGAAAGAATTTGGAAATAGACTTTTCCACAAAGCTTTCGAATGATGTTCGCTTCCGTGTAAACGCATTTCACCAAATAAATGGTATCTCAGCGGCTTTCCGTGTGATACCTAATGAGATCAAGAGCTACGATGAGTTGCGTTTGCCGGAGATTCTTAAGCGTCTTACCAGAAAAGAAAAAGGTCTTATATTAGTTACGGGACCTACCGGAAGCGGAAAATCTACAACACTTGCTACAATGATAGACAGCATCAACGATAATCGGTACTGTCATATTATAACCGTAGAAGATCCCATAGAATTTGTGCATCGCAGTAAAAACAGTTTGATTAACCAGCGCGAGCTGGGGCACGATACATGGAGCTTTACAGCCGCACTCAGAAGTGCGTTGCGTGAAGACCCTGATGTGATTCTAGTGGGTGAAATGCGCGATCTCGAAACAGTGTCACTTGCGTTGACAGCCGCAGAAACCGGTCACCTGGTTTTTGCCACATTGCACACCGGAAGTTGCACAAAATCTATCGACCGTATTATAGATATGTTCCCCAAAGAGCAACAGCAACAAGTACGCTCTATGCTTTCTGAATCTCTGGAAGCGGTGATCTCTCAAACCTTATTGCCTACCAAAGATGGCAAGGGCAGGGTGCCAGCAGTAGAAATAATGCTGGCAAATGCAGCGGTAAGAAACCTTATCCGCGAAGAGAAGACATACCAGATTCCATCAATTATTCAGGCTTCTACCAAAGAAGGAATGCAAACTAAGGATCAATCTCTGTATAACTTGGTAATGAATAACTATGTGGAACGTACTGTTGCCGAAGAAGTGGCAGAAAATCCTAAGTTATTTGCAACTGGCGCCGGTTTCTAA
- a CDS encoding prepilin-type N-terminal cleavage/methylation domain-containing protein translates to MTSRLHDNNACLLFQERGITLVEVLVTAAVLAVLVLSTYIGIMYAERQVELNHQYRAATCLAAGELERQYYYNRYNFDQTEMKLLPYNNNTIELTRLSDDEPLLASMSVLVSDKLEVYGDQQYKYKEVKAVVEWNFPNSRNSHRIQLQEDHYPR, encoded by the coding sequence ATGACATCCCGCTTACACGATAATAATGCCTGCCTGCTCTTTCAAGAGCGAGGAATCACCCTTGTTGAGGTACTTGTTACAGCGGCGGTTTTGGCTGTTTTAGTTCTTTCAACTTATATAGGTATAATGTATGCCGAAAGACAGGTGGAGTTAAATCACCAATATCGAGCTGCCACTTGTCTTGCTGCGGGAGAATTGGAGCGCCAGTACTATTACAACCGCTACAATTTTGATCAAACCGAAATGAAATTGCTTCCCTATAACAACAATACTATAGAACTTACCAGATTGTCTGATGACGAACCTTTATTAGCTTCAATGAGTGTGTTGGTTTCGGATAAGCTGGAAGTTTACGGCGATCAGCAGTATAAATATAAAGAAGTAAAAGCGGTAGTTGAGTGGAATTTCCCCAACTCTCGAAATTCTCATCGCATTCAATTGCAAGAAGACCATTATCCACGGTAG